The genomic segment GATGAATTTATGAAAGGCAATGTCCTCCTTGTAGGTTTCCCTTGCCAAGTCCATCGCTTCCTTCTTCCGGCGGCGCAGGGATCTCCCCCACTCCGTAAAGGGCTTGCCGTCATGGGCAAACTTCAGCGCCATGTACAGGGCGTAATCCTCCAGCCAGTCCTTCTGCGCCTCCACAAAGGCGTCAAAGTCAGGATCCGGCTTTGCATTGGAAAAGGCGATCCGCAGCACTTCATAGCACTGGGTATACAGCAGCGCATAGGGAATGGTGCTGCTGTCCTCCCCCCAGTTCAGACCGTCATAATCCGCCGGCACCAGCAAGCCTTCCTCCGCCAGCAGATCAAAGTCGATCAGATACGGGTTTCCCGCATAGGTACAGCAGGACTGATAGGGGGAATCCCCATAGCCCGTAGGCGAAAGGGGGAGCACCTGCCAGCAGGATACCTCCGCACCCTTCAGAAAATCTACAAACTCATATGCCGCCCTGCCCATTTTCCCGATGCCATGCCGGGAAGGCAGACTGAAAACAGGGAGCAAAATACCACTTCTACGCATCATGATACCTCATTTCAAAACAAATCAGCCAACCGTAACCTTTTCCAAAGGATACTGGGAGGCTACATTGCCGGACGTTGTGCCCAACGCCAGCAAAACAGACAGACCGCCGACTCTGCCTACAAACATCAGGAACATCAGGATCACCTGGGACAGCGCACTGAGCCGGGCAGTCAGCCCCAGGGTCAGCCCTGCGGTGCCCAATGCGGCGGCGCACTCAAACAGGGAATCCAACAGGCCAATGCTTTCAATGGCGCAGATCGACACGGAGGAGACGATCAGCAGCAGCAGATACAGCATCAGCACACAGCAGGCGTTGTGAATGGCCTCCTCCTCAATACGCCGGTGAAAGCATTCCACCGTCTTTCGCTTCCGGAACACCACCGTGATGCTCAAAAACAGCAGCGCCAGGGTGGTGGTCTTCAGCCCTCCTGCCGTAGAGCCGGAGGAGCCTCCCACCAGCATCAGACAGATGCACACAAACTGGGTAGCCTCGGTCATGGCGGACAGGTCCATGGTGAAAAAGCCCGCTGTCCGGCAGGTAACGGACTGAAACAGGGAACGAAGCCATTCCTCTCCGGTGCTGCATCCTGCCATGGCCTCTCCCCCATGCTCCAGCAAGAAAATCTGCACCGCACCCAGCAGGATCAGCACCCCGGAGGTCACCAGCACCAGCTTGGTGTGCAGCCGGTACTTGGCAAAGTGGTGACGATGCTCGATCACGTCAAACCAGACAAAGAAGCCCAGTCCGCCTACAATGATCAGAACCATGAACACTCCGTTGAGGAAGGGATCCGACGCCACATCCATCAGAGAGGAGCCGGGAGAAAAATAACCCATCAGATCGATGCCGGCATTGCAAAAGGCGGACACGCTGTGAAACACAGAAAAGAAAATGCCCCGGAGTGCCCCCAGCCGGGGACAGAAATACAGGCACAGCATGGCTGCACCCACCAGCTCAATGGCAAGGGAACTGAAGAATATGTACTGCGTCATCCGCACAATGCCGCCTACCTGCGGTGCGCTGTACGCCTCCTGCATAACAAAGCGCTGCTTGACCCCGATCTTTCTCTTGGTAAAGGACAGCAGAAAGATCATCACAGACATAAATCCCAGACCGCCCAACTCGATCAGCACCAGCTGGATCAGCTGACCGAACAGACTCCAGTAGTGATAGGTGTCATGCAGGGTCATGCCGGTAACACAGGTAACGGAAGCGGAGGTGAACATGGCATCCTTGAGAGAGGCGCCCTGTCCGTCCCGGGTAGCATGGGGCAGCATCAGCAGACACCCGCCCAACAGGATCAGCGTACTGTAGCCCAGCACGATCATCTTGGTTGCGGTCATGCCTCTGAAGTGATTCCGTAGTCGATCAATCAATCATTTGTTCACCCCTGTTTTCTGCGCAGGCTGCACGCCGGGAACCCGAAGCCGGAGCGTTCCCACTCCCCATGTGCTGCCTACAATTATCCACGCTATCATTCTAGCATATTTTTTCACCGGAATCAAGCCCATTTGCATTTTTTATATAAGTGTGCTATACTGGTAAAAAACCATGCGAAATGAGGCAAACCCATGGGAAAACGGATCCTTCTACCCCTGGCAGCTGCGCTGCTGCTCACCGGATGCAGCAGCATGCAGCACATTGAAAACGGCAGCAGCATCAACGAGACTCAACCAACCACCACCGCACCGGCACAGACCACTGCACCGCCCCCTGCCACCACTGCCGCACCAGTCACAACCATGTCTCCGGAACAGGCTGTAACCCAATGCTCCCCCCAGGAACTGCTGGCACTGGGGGCGTCCCTGTACGATGATGCCTGCAATATGCTTGCCGCCTTCCGAGGTGCGGTGTATCCCACCGACCCGACCCAGACCGCAGAGCGCCCCACCGATCACGCCACGGGGTTGCTGGTCACGGCGGACAGCGTCCACACGCCGGCGGATGTACAGGCGGCATTTGACGCCCTGTTCACAAAGGATGTGCCCTACAAGGCGGCGGACTATTACTTTGAAGCCGACGGAAAGCTGTATGCTGTGGTGCCGGACGCACCGGCGGATCCCGGCTATGTGGGCACGGAGCTGACCGATGTCCGGACAGAGGGCAGCCGGGTGGATTTTACGGCAGTGTCCTATTACACGGATCCGGAAACCGGGGAGGATCTGCCCACCCGAACGGCTGTGTTTTCTCTGATCGCAGAGGAGGATGGCTGGAAAACGGCGGCACTGACGCTACCCTATTGAGTGCCTGCGGCGCAGGGGTGGAAGNNNNNNNNNNNNNNNNNNNNNNNNNNNNNNNNNNNNNNNNNNNNNNNNNNNNNNNNNNNNNNNNNNNNNNNNNNNNNNNNNNNNNNNNNNNNNNNNNNNNNNNNNNNNNNNNNNNNNNNNNNNNNNNNNNNNNNNNNNNNNNNNNNNNNNNNNNNNNNNNNNNNNNNNNNNNNNNNNNNNNNNNNNNNNNNNNNNNNNNNNNNNNNNNNNNNNNNNNNNNNNNNNNNNNNNNNNNNNNNNNNNNNNNNNNNNNNNNNNNNNNNNNNNNNNNNNNNNNNNNNNNNNNNNNNNNNNNNNNNNNNNNNNNNNNNNNNNNNNNNNNNNNNNNNNNNNNNNNNNNNNNNNNNNNNNNNNNNNNNNNNNNNNNNNNNNNNNNNNNNNNNNNNNNNNNNNNNNNNNNNNNNNNNNNNNAGAATGGTACTGCGTGTGCCAAGCACGCAGAGCATAAAGGGCAAGCCCCCAAAAATGGTCACCCAAAAAGCAAAACGGCAAACCATAAAGAAACCCACAAAGAACCCTGTCAGCAAAAAGGAACCCAAAATCACCCACTGTGCAAACAGGCTATTTCCTATGCAATCGTCTTATTTTTTCAAATAGCCCCTTGCCAAACCCGTCGGTTCATGGTATGATAGGCACAGAGCCCATTGGCACCCTCTCACTGCTGAATGGGGCACAAGGCGGCACCCATAGCTTCTGTGGAGCGCCAGCTTAAATGATCAAAAATAAAGGAGTATAAACCTATGCAGTACGGTTACTTTGACCTTGCAAACAAGGAATACGTCATCACAAGACCTGACACCCCTGCTCCCTGGGCAAACTACCTGGGAGATCCGGAATACGGCGCTATGATCTCCAACAACGCCTGCGGCTACAGCTTTGTAAAGAGCGGCGCAAACGGCAGAATTTCCCGGTTCCGGTTCAACAGCAATATGGCGCTGCCCGGCAGATATATCTACATCCGGGACAATGACACTGCGGATTACTGGTCTGCATCCTGGCAGCCGGTGGGCAAGCCCCTGGATCAGTACAAGAGCGTATGCCGCCACGGTACCGCTTACACCATTATGACTGCGGATTATGCAAGCGTGCATTCCGAGACCACCTATTATGTACCCTATCACCAGACCTATGAGGTTTGGCGCACAAAGATCACCAACACCTCCGACAAGCCCAGAAAGCTGTCCGTGTTCGGCTTTGTGGAATTCACCAACGACAACAACTACGAGCAGGATCAGGTAAACCTCCAGTACACCCTGTTCATCACCCGCACCAGCTTTGAGGAAAACCGCATCATCCAGCACATCAATGAAAACAGCGGCAAGGACGCTTCCGGCTCCAACCACAAGGAGCGCTTCTTCGGCATGGTGGGCGCTCCGGTTTCCGGCTGGAACGGCAACCTGGACAGCTTCATCGGCCCCTACCGGACCTATTCCAACCCCATCGCCGTAGAGCAGGGTAAGTGCGACGGCAGCATGAACTACAACTCCAACGCATGCGGCGCCCTCCAGAGCGACCTGGAGCTGACACCCGGCGAAACTGCAGAGCTGATCTACATTCTCGGTCAGCGCAACAGCGCAGAGGCTGCTACCATCCTGGATACCTACAAGACGCTGGGCAAGGTGGATGCAGAAATCGCAGAGCTGAAGAATTTCTGGCACAAGGAGCTGTCCAACTTCCAGGTGAACACCCCCAGCCCGGAATTCAACAATATGATCAACGTATGGAACGCTTACCAGTGCTTCATCACCTTCATCTGGTCCCGTGCGGCATCCTTCGTATACTGCGGTCTGCGCAACGGCTACGGCTATCGGGATACCGTCCAGGATATCCAGGGCATCATTCACCTGGATCCGGAAATGGCAGCAGACAAGATCCGCTTTATGCTCTCCGCACAGGTTGACAACGGCGGCGGTCTGCCCCTGGTGAAGTTCAACCACAATGCGGGTCATGAGAACACCCCGGACGATCCGGAGTATGTAAAGGAAACCGGTCACCCCTCCTACCGGGCGGACGATGCTCTGTGGCTGTTCCCCACCATTGTGAAGTACATCGGGGAAAGCGGCAACAAGGCATTCCTGGACGAGGTGATCGTATACGCCAACGGCGGCGAGGCTACGGTATACGACCACCTGAAGAACGCTATCCGGTTCTCCATGGAGCGGCTGGGGGCACACGATATGCCTGCCGGGCTCCATGCGGACTGGAACGACTGTCTGCGGATGGGTGCCAAGGGTGAGTCCACCTTTGTGGCATTCCAGCTGTACTATGCGATGCGCGTGATCCGGGATATGGCACAGCAGCGGGGCGACAGCGATTATGTAGCTTACATCGACGATATACAGGCAAAGCTGGGCGCATCCCTGGAAAAGTGCTGGGATGGGGATCGGTTCATCCGGGGCATCCGGGAAGACGGAGTCGTTGTGGGCGCAAAGAAGGATCCGGAAGCCTCCATGTGGCTCAATCCCCAGAGCTGGGCAGTGATCTCCGGCTTTGCAAGCAAGGATCAGGCAGAGCAGTCCATGGAATCCGTACACCGGATTCTGAACACCCCCTACGGCATCAAGCTGCTGGATCCTCCCTACAGAGCGCATTACTTTGACGGTGCTCTGATGCACATCTTCAATCCGGACACCAAGGAAAACGGTGGTATCTTCTCCCAGTCCCAGGGCTGGGCGATCCTGGCGGAAAGTCTGCTGGGTCACGGAAACCGTGCCTTCGAGTACTTTATGGAAAGCTCCCCGGCTGCCATGAACGACAGGGCGGAGATCCGTGTCATGGAGCCGTATGTGCACGGTCAGTTCACCGAAAGCACCGCTTCTCCCTATGCCGGCCGCTCCCATGTACACTGGCTCACCGGTACCGCATCCACCGTTATGGTAGGCTGCGTAGAGGGGATCTGCGGCATGCGTCCCAATGCGGACGGTCTGGTGATCTCTCCCTCCATTCCCTCCTCCTGGGACGGCTTCACCATCGAGAAAAACTTCCGTGGCAAGCATCTGTCCATCCGGGTAGAGAATCCTAGCCACGTTCAGAGCGGCGTCAAGTCCCTGACCCTCAACGGCAAGGAGCTGTCCGGCGACTTTGTTCCCGCAGCTGAGCTGAAGGATCAGAACGAAATCACTGTTGTACTGGGCTAAATACAAACAGAATCGGGTCTGTATGGTTTCATACAGACCCGATTTTTGTGCCCTTCCGCACCCCCATGGTTACAGCTCCTTCGTGGTAAAATTCCACCACCCTGTCCAGCTGCTCCGAC from the Ruminococcus champanellensis 18P13 = JCM 17042 genome contains:
- a CDS encoding TrkH family potassium uptake protein, translated to MIDRLRNHFRGMTATKMIVLGYSTLILLGGCLLMLPHATRDGQGASLKDAMFTSASVTCVTGMTLHDTYHYWSLFGQLIQLVLIELGGLGFMSVMIFLLSFTKRKIGVKQRFVMQEAYSAPQVGGIVRMTQYIFFSSLAIELVGAAMLCLYFCPRLGALRGIFFSVFHSVSAFCNAGIDLMGYFSPGSSLMDVASDPFLNGVFMVLIIVGGLGFFVWFDVIEHRHHFAKYRLHTKLVLVTSGVLILLGAVQIFLLEHGGEAMAGCSTGEEWLRSLFQSVTCRTAGFFTMDLSAMTEATQFVCICLMLVGGSSGSTAGGLKTTTLALLFLSITVVFRKRKTVECFHRRIEEEAIHNACCVLMLYLLLLIVSSVSICAIESIGLLDSLFECAAALGTAGLTLGLTARLSALSQVILMFLMFVGRVGGLSVLLALGTTSGNVASQYPLEKVTVG
- a CDS encoding GH36-type glycosyl hydrolase domain-containing protein encodes the protein MQYGYFDLANKEYVITRPDTPAPWANYLGDPEYGAMISNNACGYSFVKSGANGRISRFRFNSNMALPGRYIYIRDNDTADYWSASWQPVGKPLDQYKSVCRHGTAYTIMTADYASVHSETTYYVPYHQTYEVWRTKITNTSDKPRKLSVFGFVEFTNDNNYEQDQVNLQYTLFITRTSFEENRIIQHINENSGKDASGSNHKERFFGMVGAPVSGWNGNLDSFIGPYRTYSNPIAVEQGKCDGSMNYNSNACGALQSDLELTPGETAELIYILGQRNSAEAATILDTYKTLGKVDAEIAELKNFWHKELSNFQVNTPSPEFNNMINVWNAYQCFITFIWSRAASFVYCGLRNGYGYRDTVQDIQGIIHLDPEMAADKIRFMLSAQVDNGGGLPLVKFNHNAGHENTPDDPEYVKETGHPSYRADDALWLFPTIVKYIGESGNKAFLDEVIVYANGGEATVYDHLKNAIRFSMERLGAHDMPAGLHADWNDCLRMGAKGESTFVAFQLYYAMRVIRDMAQQRGDSDYVAYIDDIQAKLGASLEKCWDGDRFIRGIREDGVVVGAKKDPEASMWLNPQSWAVISGFASKDQAEQSMESVHRILNTPYGIKLLDPPYRAHYFDGALMHIFNPDTKENGGIFSQSQGWAILAESLLGHGNRAFEYFMESSPAAMNDRAEIRVMEPYVHGQFTESTASPYAGRSHVHWLTGTASTVMVGCVEGICGMRPNADGLVISPSIPSSWDGFTIEKNFRGKHLSIRVENPSHVQSGVKSLTLNGKELSGDFVPAAELKDQNEITVVLG